Within Marinomonas mediterranea MMB-1, the genomic segment CGATTTATTTGCTAGAAAGAGCGGGTGTGCCATATCCGGAAAAACGCCTTAGTCAGTATCCTCATCAATTATCTGGTGGCTTGCGTCAGCGGGTGATGATCGCTATGGCCTTGATGTGTGAGCCTGATCTGATTATTGCGGATGAGCCAACGACAGCGTTAGATGTGACGATTCAGGCACAAATATTACGGCTGATTAGAGAGCTTCAGCAAGAGTTTGGAACGGCGGTTATTTTCATCACTCATGACCTTGGGGTTGTGGCGCGTATCGCAGATCGCGTGGCGGTGATGTATGCGGGGCAAGTGGTTGAAACAGGGTCAACAAACGATATTTTCACTCATCCAAGTCACCCTTATACGCAAGGTTTATTAAGTTGTATTCCGATTCCCGGTAAAACGCCACCGGGCAGTCATCTTGAATCGATTCCGGGCGTGGTCCCGAGTTTGGTTGGGAATTTAACGGGCTGTGCGTTTAGAAACCGTTGTCAGCATTCGTCTAAGGAATGTGCTTCGAACGTACCCGAATTGATTGCCGTCAGTGAGCAGACAAGTCATCAGGCCCGTTGCCCTGTATTAGCCGAAACGTATCAGGAGGCTGTGTAATGCCGCAATTTGCATTGGAACTGTGTGATCTATCCCGCCACTTCATGCTTAAGAATGGGGCTTTTAAAGCCCCGACACTATTGAAAGCGGTGGACGGTGTTTCGCTGCGTATTGCGCCGGGTGAAACACTGGGTTTAGTGGGAGAATCAGGTTGTGGTAAAAGTACCTTAGTCAAAATGATATTAGGTTTACTGCCGCCCACCGAGGGCAATGTATTGGTCAATGATAAAGCCATCAATCATGGTGATCGTTTGACTTTAGCGAAACAGCTGCAGCCTATTTTCCAAGACCCGTATTCTTCTTTGAACCCTCGTAAAACCATTCGTCAGATCATTTGCTTGCCGCTTCAGCTGCATAAAGTAGGGGATAAAAAAAGCCAGCAAGCGGCGGTCAAACAGATGAGTGACTTGGTTGGCTTACCGGAGCGTTTATTGGACCAGTATCCGGGACAATTGTCTGGTGGTCAGCGACAGCGTGTGGCGATTGCACGGGCATTGATTTTGAAGCCCAGTATTTTAGTGTGCGATGAACCCACGTCGGCCTTAGATGTGTCGGTTCAGGCGCAGATTCTTAATTTATTGATGGATCTCAAACAAGAGTTGGGTCTGACCTATTTGTTTATCAGTCACAACTTAGGTGTGGTTGAGCATCTGGTGGATCGAGTGGCGGTCATGTATCGCGGTCAGTTGGTTGAGCAGGGAAGTCGAGAAGACATTTTTCAGAATGCTCAACACCCCTACACTCAGGCTTTGCTGTCTTCTGTTCTGACGCCAGAACCCGCTTTGGGCTTACCTGAATTAATTGATGACAGTGCGTGGGCCAGTGCCTCATAACGTCCTCGCGCATTGAATTATCGTCATTTACGTTTATTAAGGAGACGACATGAGTCGCCAAAATACTATTGCACTGTCTGAGTCGTATTTCGATTCTGGTGAATTTTTCGATGTGTTAAGTCAACGTGTCGCGATAAAAAGTGAGAGTCAGAACCGTGATGATTTTCAGCCCCTGCATGCTTATTTAATGGATATCATGATACCGGAACTAGAAGCGATGGGCTTTACCACACGGATAATGCCGAACCCAGTCACGGACGAAGAATCTCCTGGATCATGGCCCTTTTTGGTGGCCGAGCGGATTGAAGACGTCGCTTATACAACGCTGCTTACATATGGTCATGGGGACGTGGTTTTAGGCTATGACGAACAATGGTATGAAGGGTTATCGCCTTGGAAATTAACCAAATCAGGTGAGCGTTGGTACGGCCGCGGCGCAGCGGATAACAAGGCACAGCATACGATCAATTTAGCGGCACTGAATTCTGTGTTGAAGACCAAAGATGGCAAACTCGGATATAACGTTAAGGTGCTGATTGAGACAGGTGAAGAAGTGGGTTCACCTGGGTTGGCTGAGTTTTGTGAGTTGCATAAAGACATCTTGAAGTCAGACTTGTTTATTGCTTCTGATGGACCTCGACTGGATTCAACGTCACCAACGGTGTTTCTTGGTTCCCGTGGGGGCTATAACTTTGATCTGACCGTTAAATTACGCGAAGGCGCTCATCACTCAGGTAACTGGGGCGGTTTGCTCAGCAACGCGGGCACCAGACTGGCTCATGCTTGGGCTTCTATGGTGGATGCCAAAGGCCGGATACTCGTGCCAAGCTTGTTGCCGGAGGGTTTGCCAGACACGGTGCGTGAGGCGCTCAAAGGCATTCAAGTCGGTCAAGATGCGAATAATCCTGATATTGATCTTGCGTGGGGAGAGCCAGAATTAACTCCCGCCGAGCAGGTGTTTGGTTGGAACACGCTTGAGATGCTGACGTGTAAAACCGGCAATCCTGATAACCCAGTTAATGCGATTCCAGGTTTTGCAAAAGCGCATTGTCAGATACGCTTTGTAGTCGGAACCGATAGTGAGCACTTCCTCACTAATATTCGTAAACACTTGGATCAGCATGGCTTTGATGACGTTATCGTCGAACAAAATGGTGAGCCAATGCAGGCAACTCGCTTGAACCCTAACGACCCTTGGGTAGGGTGGGCGTTGGCGTCGCTGGAAAAAACCACACATAAAAAGCCGACCTTGTTACCAAACTTGGGTGGTTCTATTCCCAATCATGTGTTTTCCGATATTTTAGGTTTGCCCACCGTCTGGGTGCCTCATTCTTATCCGGCGTGCAGTCAGCATGCTCCTAATGAACATGTATTGGCGCCCGTATGTCGGGAAGCGCTGCAAATCATGACGGGCTTGTTTTGGGATCTTGCAGAGCAAGGGGAACACATCAAGCAAAGTCGTAACGCGGCCTAATACTGAAGGAATAACAAGATGGAAAAGGCGCTTATTAACTCAGTCGAAGATCGGAAAGTATCGTTCGCATCAGATTTAGAACACTACGCAGATTTATTGTGCGATTGGATTGCTAAACAAGAAGACGCGATGATCGATTGTCTGGAAGCCTTGGTCAATGTTGACTCAAATAGCTATGACAAAGCGGGAGTCGATGCCGCAGGAAAGTTGATGGAATCATGGTTAGTCGAAGATGGCATCACGTGCTCTTGGCATTCGTTAGAAAACTCTGGTGACGTATTGGAAGCAAGAGTCGGTTTCGATGAATCAAATGCCAACGCCCCTGCGATTTTCGTAATGGGCCATCGTGATACGGTTTTCCCTAAAGGCACATTAGAAACTCGATGCTTTAGTCGAGATGGGATGAAAGCCTTTGGCCCCGGTGTGGCCGATATGAAATCTGGCTTGGTGCTAAATTGCTTTGTCTTGAAAGGTTTGCAGCACTTGTTAAAAACAAGTGACATTCAACAGTTACCGTTTCCTGTCATTGGGCTGTTCACAGGTGATGAGGAGATTGGCTCGCCAGAAGGTCGCTATGTTATTCGTGATCGAGTAGCGGGCGCGCGTGCCGTTTTTAATGCTGAACCCGGTCGCATCAGTGGGAATGTGGTGTCGGCGCGTAAAGGCGGTGCAAGCTTTGAAATTCAGGTGACTGGCAAGGCGGCTCATTCGGGTGTAAATCATGCGGATGGTATCAGTGCAATTGGCGCCCTAGCGCAACTTGTGACATCGCTGCATGCGCTAACCGACTACGACAAAGGCATTACCACGAATGTTGGTCTTATCAGTGGTGGGATGTCGTCGAATACTGTGGCTCCGACGGCAACGGCTCGTCTCGATCTTCGCTTCATTACGTTAGAACAAGGCGAAGAAGTCAAAGCCAAAATTAACGCCATTATTGAAACGCCAGTGATCGAAGGCGCCATCGCGACGATAAAAATCTTGTCAGAATTTCAGCCCTTTGAAGCGTCAATGAGTGACGTTGTGTTGGCGCATTATCAACGTCAGGCAAACTCAGTTGGTTTTTCTGTCGAGGGGGAATTTACAGGCGGTTGTTCTGATGCGGGTTTTACCTCGTCTATGGGCGTGCCCACCTTATGCGGAACAGGGCCGGTTGGCGCAAAAATGCACACTGACGATGAGTATTGTTTGTTGGATACCTTTGTACCAAGGACACAGGCGGTCGCGAAAAGTATTTTATTGCTTTGATTACTCTCGTATTAAGGCCTATTAACCTGTCTTTATAGGAAGTATTTCATCAACAGAGTTTTTGGGAATAGGATTTAGGTAATCTTGCAACGCCAAGCCATCTATTTTATTGGATGGCTTGGCGTTTGACGTTACTCTACAGCATGATATCGAATGGATATATAGCGTCCGGTCGTGCCATCAGTGGTGTTGTAGTAGCTAGTTATTTGCATCAAGTACGTTGCGCCGTTCGCGACTTTTACTGCATATACACGATAATTTGGCCAAATTTTGTGTTGGCCTGTTAAGTTATACTCATACCATTGTGTTGCGTCATCGGTGTAGACGTTGCTCATTGCGTCGGTAACAAAAGAGCGACTATTAATGTCGCTGCCTGATGCAATCGCATTCACGCCGTCAGAATCGTAGGATGTTGAAGCGCCAGCAGAGCCACTTCCACTTACTCCACTGTTAAGCAGTAAATTAAACTTATAGCTGTTGTAGTCTATGTCCGCTTTGATGTCCCAGCCGTCTGTTGAGCAATCTACTTCAGCTGTTGAATCAATGTCATAACATTTTATAAAGGCGCCTGAGTCGCTTGTAGAAGATGGCGTCCAAGTGGTTACAGCCGTTGAAAACCCACTGTCTGTCGCGCTTTGAATATAAAGGTTTAAGGAGATGCTGACACCACTTACCTGATGCGTCGTACTGTTATAATCGGTGTAGGAAATACTCGTAGCATTTAACTTTGCAAATGCATCTGCGGCGCTGTTTCGGATCACCCACCACGCATCGGAATTCGCGTCATAAGCGCGTGTCGTACTGTTGTAATTTGCCCATTTAGTCGTGCCAGAGTTAATGGCAGTCGTAAGTGTGTCAGTGGCAAAGGTATAACTGCTGTCCGTTAAATCATAGGCTGCCGTTAGGTGCTCTAACTCGGAAGAGGCTGTGGCGTTGGTGAACACGCTACTGTTAGCGCTGCCGTCGCTGTAGAAGTCAGATTGAGAGGCAACGATCGCATTGGTAACGGTATCTGTATTAGTCATGGTGGATGTTGCGCTAAATGCAATGTGCCATGTGTCTGTCGACTGAACGGTGCTTTTGGATGCTAAATTGACATAGGCCCAGCCATTCGTTGCATCAATATTTTCTATCGTCGTCACTGCGTCGTCCTGACTGGATGAGGCTTCGTCAGAGGTTGTCGTACTATTGTTATCAGAGTCGCTGCTTGAGTCGCAGGCTGCTAAACATGCCAAAAAGGGCAGAAGCAGAAGAAATTTAAATAGAGTCATTCTAGGTACCTCACGGTTTTTTAATAGGGGGTGTATGAAAGCGTTAACATCCACTGTCTACCGATCATCGGACGCAAGTCATAATCAATACCTGACTCGTTTTTTACGTCACTTAAGTTCTTTCCTGAGAAGCTTACTGACCATTGGTCGTTGAAGTGCATTGAAAGATTGGCATTGAGAAGAAGGTATCCTTGGGATTTCTCATTCTTCTTTGCATCATAAAATTGCTCGCCGGTATATCGAGCCGAAAGGCTGACATTACTGCTTTTGATGTGCGGCAAGCTAACGGGGCGCTTTAGCTTTAGACTGGCAATATGTGTTGGGCGGTGATCAAGTTGTAATCCGGTGTCCTGATCTTTTGTTTTCGTCCATTGATAGTTCGCGCTCAGCTGAACCTTGTTAATTTTATGGCTTATGCCAATCGACGCTCCGTAAATCAATGCAGAATTTATATTGCTGTAGAGATAGGTATCGAGGCCGTTCTCGATACTTTCGTCAAGACTGGTATCAATAAGATTCGTGATGTCTTTATAGAAAGTTTGAACCGTTAAATCTTTATAGCTCAACTCAACGTTAAGGGATTTTGCGACCTCTGGTTCTAAATCTGGGTTACCAATTACTTCATAGCCGCTGCTGCTGTGATCAAAGCGGTAGTAACGTTCTTTTATATTTGGAACTCGGTAACCGAGACCTGCGCTGCTTCTAATGAATAAATCAGGTGAAACATCCCAACGAACTGCTATGTTTGGCACGGTTTGTTGGCCAAAACCACTGTCCCATTGTGTTCTTATGCCACTGACTAACTCCAATTCGTCCGTGACATACCAATCGTCTTGTATGAAAAACTCCGTCCCCTTGATGGTATCGTTTACTTCGGTTTTTGCAGTGGTGGCAGACAGCTGTGTTTCCGTTAAGGTCTGTTCGATGTCTATTTGGCTAAAGGAGACACCTGACGTGATATCGTGATTCTCCGTTGAAAATGTTTTATTTGCTTGGAGCAAGACGTTGTCAGAATTGGTTTGACGACGTTCATCTAAATAATTACTGGTTTTTAGGTTGTCCGTATCGCTGGTTAGTTTGGCTGCATTGCTCTTTAACGATAGATCCCAACTGTGGCCTTTGTAGCGATACCCCAACTCTTGTGAACGGTAGTTACGCTGTTGCGTTTCTCGTAAAACGGAGCCTGGAGTTTGTTCGTCATATTCGCGGTCAGTGTCTTCACGAACTAAAGAAAACCAGAGATCCGAGTACGTTTTTTTCGTGTGTCGATAGGTCAGTTTTTCATTTACATCGGCAGCGATCAGTTGGGCGATGTCTTCAGAATTGTCAGTTGGCGGTGTATCGTACGGTTGACGATTTCGGAATTGCCACTGACTTGCCAAAGTCCAGTTATCAAGTTTTAAACCGTTGTCGACTTGAAAAACGGATTCAGACGGCGTGTATTTGTCGTCTTGATTTTGTTTTATCGTCGTTGTTAGTGACAGCCATTCCTCTTTTGGAGTGTTGGTAATGATGTTCACGACCCCACCCATTGCAGAGCTGCCGTAAAGTACGGACGCGTTCCCCGGAACGATTTCAATACGCTGAACATCGTTAATATTGATTCTGCTTAAGTTGGAACCGGATATACCAAAATTATGGATGGGCGCTCCGTCTTTCAGCACAAGAATATGGTTGCCTGTCATCCCTTGCATGACCAGTTCATCTCCGCCTTGCCCATGAATTTCTTTTAGCCTCAAGCCGGGGAGCGCTTCTATGGCTTCTGCTACAGACGTAGCGTTAGATGCCAAAATATCTTTTTTTGTAACGACGTTCACTGCGACGGGAGAATCTGCGACGGTTTTTTCTGTCTTTGTTCCCGTCACGACAAGCGTATCAAGCAGCACCGATTTGTCGTCTGCAAGCAAAATGTCTGAGTATAAAAGTAAGGCAATGCGGAGTATTTTTTTCATTCGAATATAAAAACTATTGTAAACAAAAGTAAGAATCGTTTACATTTAACTATTAATTTTTTGAAAGATCAATAGAAACTAAAGTGGAGAAATCTATGTTCGGTCTTGATGGTGGCGATCAACTAACAAGCAATTCATATGATCAACTAAAAGAACGATGGGAAAATTTGCTTACGGATGAGCCTAAATTGAGAATAAGAGACGCTGCCGAAAAATTGGACGTTTCCGAGCTGGAGCTATTACAAACCATGCAGGGAAAGGGCGTTCTGTTATTGGATATCTCTCCCAAGCAACTCGCGTCCAAATTGAATGGATTAGGTAGCGTTATGAGCTTGGTTCGAAATGATGCCTGCGTTCATGAAGTGACAGGGTGCTATCGTTCGTATGAAGAATCGCCGTCACCTGTTGGGTTGTTTTTGGGTGAGCAAGACATACGCGCTTTTTTTAATAAATGGAAATTTATTTACTCAGTGACCGATAACGACAGAAGAAGTTTACAAGTCTTTGATGAGTTTGGTGTCGCTATTATTAAAGTGTATGCGGTTGAAAAAACGAACCTTATCGATTGGCATCGTCTTGTTGAAGAATACACTGGATCCGATCAAAGTCTCTTAGCTGATTTAACACCGCTTAGTCAGCGTGAGTTACCTGTAATTAATCCTGATCCAGACTCGAAAAAGCTCAAAGAAAGTTGGGATAATTTAAAAGACGTTCATCAGTTCAATGGTATTTTGCGTGCTTTGAAAATCCCGCGAAATCAAGCCTTTAGCTTAGTCGATGATGAATATGCAACTCAGCTCGATAATGAGTGTATTGAATATGTTTTATCTCAGGCGAGTCAGGCAAATATTCCGACGATCGAATTTGTCCAAAACGCGGGCGTTGTTCAAATTCATACCGCAATCAATACTAAGTTAGTTCGGATGGGGAAGTGGTATAACGTCTTGGATCCGAATTTCAATCTTCATCTCAATACTGATTTGATCGCGCAAACGTGGGCTGTTAAGCGTCCTGGAGATACTGGAATAGTGTCTTCAATAGAAGCCTTTGATCAATCAGGTCAGCTTATTATTCAAATCTTTGGAAAGCGTGTGGAAGGGCAGGCAGAAAGAGAGGACTGGAGCCTTCTAGTAAATGAATGCATGGCACGCCGAAAGTTCTCTGAAACGGTGGAGCGAGTGTAATGAAGGCGCTACGTTTTATTGTTGCGATCTGTTTAGGGTCTTTATGCGTACCGCAAGTGATCGCTCAAGGTTCCTCAGTGGACGGCCAGCGAATTATTACCGTCGATGGCGGCGTGACCGAAATTGCCGTTGAGCTGGGGGCGACAGATCGAATTGTCGGAGTGGATTCTACGAGTCTTTTTATTCCAGACGTGCGTTCTCTTCCGGTTGTTGGATACATGCGAGCCTTATCATCTGAAGGGTTGCTCTCGTTAAATCCAGACATACTTATTACAACTTCTGACGCTGGGCCGCCGTCCGTTTTATCACAGGTTGAACGAGCGAAAGTGCGTGTTGAAAACGTCGATAATGCTTATACCTTTGCTGGCATACAGAGCAAAATCGCTCAAATCGGTCATATTCTGAATTTGACAGATGAGGCCGTGTTGCTAGAACAGAAAGTGGCTGGAGAGTTTTCCAAGATTAATGAAAATATTATGGCCTATCCAGAGCATTACAAAGTGATGTTTGTAATGGACAGTGGTGAGCGCGGTTTTATGGTCTCAGGAAAAGGCACGAGAGCAGCGGGCATTTTAGACATTGCAGGCTTGGATAATGCTTTCGCAGACGTTAGCGGTTACAAAGCGCTTACTCCTGAATCAGCCCTTCTAGCGAACCCGGATGTCATTCTTGTTTTTCACAGCAAGCTCTCAATAGATAAGATTAAAGCGAACCCTGCAATTCGCCTAACCGATGCGGTTAAGCATGATCGTGTTTTCAATGTTGAT encodes:
- a CDS encoding hemin-degrading factor; translation: MFGLDGGDQLTSNSYDQLKERWENLLTDEPKLRIRDAAEKLDVSELELLQTMQGKGVLLLDISPKQLASKLNGLGSVMSLVRNDACVHEVTGCYRSYEESPSPVGLFLGEQDIRAFFNKWKFIYSVTDNDRRSLQVFDEFGVAIIKVYAVEKTNLIDWHRLVEEYTGSDQSLLADLTPLSQRELPVINPDPDSKKLKESWDNLKDVHQFNGILRALKIPRNQAFSLVDDEYATQLDNECIEYVLSQASQANIPTIEFVQNAGVVQIHTAINTKLVRMGKWYNVLDPNFNLHLNTDLIAQTWAVKRPGDTGIVSSIEAFDQSGQLIIQIFGKRVEGQAEREDWSLLVNECMARRKFSETVERV
- a CDS encoding ABC transporter ATP-binding protein, yielding MSRILEVNNLQVDLPTANGTLRAVRGIDLSVNKGEMLCIVGESGCGKSMTSMALMGLLPKKAKVSADKMDFDGLDLMSLTTKKRNRVRGLRMSMIFQEPMTSLNPSYTLGNQLCEGIMRHKGVSKTEAQKRAIYLLERAGVPYPEKRLSQYPHQLSGGLRQRVMIAMALMCEPDLIIADEPTTALDVTIQAQILRLIRELQQEFGTAVIFITHDLGVVARIADRVAVMYAGQVVETGSTNDIFTHPSHPYTQGLLSCIPIPGKTPPGSHLESIPGVVPSLVGNLTGCAFRNRCQHSSKECASNVPELIAVSEQTSHQARCPVLAETYQEAV
- a CDS encoding HmuY family protein gives rise to the protein MTLFKFLLLLPFLACLAACDSSSDSDNNSTTTSDEASSSQDDAVTTIENIDATNGWAYVNLASKSTVQSTDTWHIAFSATSTMTNTDTVTNAIVASQSDFYSDGSANSSVFTNATASSELEHLTAAYDLTDSSYTFATDTLTTAINSGTTKWANYNSTTRAYDANSDAWWVIRNSAADAFAKLNATSISYTDYNSTTHQVSGVSISLNLYIQSATDSGFSTAVTTWTPSSTSDSGAFIKCYDIDSTAEVDCSTDGWDIKADIDYNSYKFNLLLNSGVSGSGSAGASTSYDSDGVNAIASGSDINSRSFVTDAMSNVYTDDATQWYEYNLTGQHKIWPNYRVYAVKVANGATYLMQITSYYNTTDGTTGRYISIRYHAVE
- a CDS encoding ATP-binding cassette domain-containing protein, which produces MPQFALELCDLSRHFMLKNGAFKAPTLLKAVDGVSLRIAPGETLGLVGESGCGKSTLVKMILGLLPPTEGNVLVNDKAINHGDRLTLAKQLQPIFQDPYSSLNPRKTIRQIICLPLQLHKVGDKKSQQAAVKQMSDLVGLPERLLDQYPGQLSGGQRQRVAIARALILKPSILVCDEPTSALDVSVQAQILNLLMDLKQELGLTYLFISHNLGVVEHLVDRVAVMYRGQLVEQGSREDIFQNAQHPYTQALLSSVLTPEPALGLPELIDDSAWASAS
- a CDS encoding TonB-dependent receptor plug domain-containing protein, giving the protein MKKILRIALLLYSDILLADDKSVLLDTLVVTGTKTEKTVADSPVAVNVVTKKDILASNATSVAEAIEALPGLRLKEIHGQGGDELVMQGMTGNHILVLKDGAPIHNFGISGSNLSRININDVQRIEIVPGNASVLYGSSAMGGVVNIITNTPKEEWLSLTTTIKQNQDDKYTPSESVFQVDNGLKLDNWTLASQWQFRNRQPYDTPPTDNSEDIAQLIAADVNEKLTYRHTKKTYSDLWFSLVREDTDREYDEQTPGSVLRETQQRNYRSQELGYRYKGHSWDLSLKSNAAKLTSDTDNLKTSNYLDERRQTNSDNVLLQANKTFSTENHDITSGVSFSQIDIEQTLTETQLSATTAKTEVNDTIKGTEFFIQDDWYVTDELELVSGIRTQWDSGFGQQTVPNIAVRWDVSPDLFIRSSAGLGYRVPNIKERYYRFDHSSSGYEVIGNPDLEPEVAKSLNVELSYKDLTVQTFYKDITNLIDTSLDESIENGLDTYLYSNINSALIYGASIGISHKINKVQLSANYQWTKTKDQDTGLQLDHRPTHIASLKLKRPVSLPHIKSSNVSLSARYTGEQFYDAKKNEKSQGYLLLNANLSMHFNDQWSVSFSGKNLSDVKNESGIDYDLRPMIGRQWMLTLSYTPY
- a CDS encoding heme/hemin ABC transporter substrate-binding protein → MKALRFIVAICLGSLCVPQVIAQGSSVDGQRIITVDGGVTEIAVELGATDRIVGVDSTSLFIPDVRSLPVVGYMRALSSEGLLSLNPDILITTSDAGPPSVLSQVERAKVRVENVDNAYTFAGIQSKIAQIGHILNLTDEAVLLEQKVAGEFSKINENIMAYPEHYKVMFVMDSGERGFMVSGKGTRAAGILDIAGLDNAFADVSGYKALTPESALLANPDVILVFHSKLSIDKIKANPAIRLTDAVKHDRVFNVDSLNLLNFGSNTGQSVLALQEWLLNK
- a CDS encoding M20 family metallopeptidase, whose translation is MEKALINSVEDRKVSFASDLEHYADLLCDWIAKQEDAMIDCLEALVNVDSNSYDKAGVDAAGKLMESWLVEDGITCSWHSLENSGDVLEARVGFDESNANAPAIFVMGHRDTVFPKGTLETRCFSRDGMKAFGPGVADMKSGLVLNCFVLKGLQHLLKTSDIQQLPFPVIGLFTGDEEIGSPEGRYVIRDRVAGARAVFNAEPGRISGNVVSARKGGASFEIQVTGKAAHSGVNHADGISAIGALAQLVTSLHALTDYDKGITTNVGLISGGMSSNTVAPTATARLDLRFITLEQGEEVKAKINAIIETPVIEGAIATIKILSEFQPFEASMSDVVLAHYQRQANSVGFSVEGEFTGGCSDAGFTSSMGVPTLCGTGPVGAKMHTDDEYCLLDTFVPRTQAVAKSILLL
- a CDS encoding M20 family metallopeptidase: MSRQNTIALSESYFDSGEFFDVLSQRVAIKSESQNRDDFQPLHAYLMDIMIPELEAMGFTTRIMPNPVTDEESPGSWPFLVAERIEDVAYTTLLTYGHGDVVLGYDEQWYEGLSPWKLTKSGERWYGRGAADNKAQHTINLAALNSVLKTKDGKLGYNVKVLIETGEEVGSPGLAEFCELHKDILKSDLFIASDGPRLDSTSPTVFLGSRGGYNFDLTVKLREGAHHSGNWGGLLSNAGTRLAHAWASMVDAKGRILVPSLLPEGLPDTVREALKGIQVGQDANNPDIDLAWGEPELTPAEQVFGWNTLEMLTCKTGNPDNPVNAIPGFAKAHCQIRFVVGTDSEHFLTNIRKHLDQHGFDDVIVEQNGEPMQATRLNPNDPWVGWALASLEKTTHKKPTLLPNLGGSIPNHVFSDILGLPTVWVPHSYPACSQHAPNEHVLAPVCREALQIMTGLFWDLAEQGEHIKQSRNAA